Genomic window (Streptococcus porcinus):
TAAAAAACTAGGCATGTTAGATACTCATTTTAATAATGCTGGTGGCGCTGTTGCCGAAGCTTTCAACGGTTATTATAATCCTAAAAATTACGATAAAAGTGCTCCAAATCTAACCAGCGCCCATGATTTAGCTATTTTAGTCTACCATTTTCTTAAAAAACACCCAGAAATTCTAACATATACCAACAAATCCGTCGTCAAAACAATGGTTGGGACGCCATACGAGGAAACTTTTCATAGCTATAACTATTCATTACCTGGTGATAAATATGGGCTAAAAGGTGTTGATGGGTTAAAAACAGGTTCAAGTCCAAGCGCAGCTTTTAATGCAATGGTCACTGCTAAAAGAGGGAAAGATAGAGTAATTACAATTGTTATGGGAGTTGGGGATTGGGCTGACCAAGATGGAGAATTTTACAGGCATCCTTTTGCTAATGCTCTAACTGAAAAAGGTTTTAAAATACTAAAAAATGGGAAAAACCAGAAACAAGATAACCTTTTCCCAAAAAATGACAAACATACTAAGAGAAGTTCTCACCCTTATAAAAAAAATAAAAAAGTTGCTACTCTTATTGATCAGTTTGAATCATTTGTTGATCACCATCACAGTATCTTATTCATTTGCTTAGGACT
Coding sequences:
- a CDS encoding D-alanyl-D-alanine carboxypeptidase family protein; protein product: MLKKYVFSVLLIFTFFVSHLVHADEHNDILNITREAGYQVDPINKPKSSIVVDASNGDILWQDNALIVRDPASMSKVFTLYLLFEDLAKGKITLDTKVTASGTDQSISEIYEISNNKIVAGVDYPIRDLITMIAVPSSNAATVMVANYLSQNDSSAFLDRINHTAKKLGMLDTHFNNAGGAVAEAFNGYYNPKNYDKSAPNLTSAHDLAILVYHFLKKHPEILTYTNKSVVKTMVGTPYEETFHSYNYSLPGDKYGLKGVDGLKTGSSPSAAFNAMVTAKRGKDRVITIVMGVGDWADQDGEFYRHPFANALTEKGFKILKNGKNQKQDNLFPKNDKHTKRSSHPYKKNKKVATLIDQFESFVDHHHSILFICLGLFIFIVILLAIITIV